The Planococcus halocryophilus nucleotide sequence GGTTGGAGACGGGCGTTGTTATTTATGACACAAATTATTGGAACGGTGGATACGGCTCAGAGGCTTACCGGATGTGGATCGACTTTTTGTTTGCCAACACCGATTTGCACCGACTCGGCATGTCGACTTGGTCTGGCAATGAACGAATGATGACCGTTGCAAAACGTTTAGGTATGACAGAAGAAGCGCGTATTCGAAAAGCACGTATAGTCAATGGACAATTGTATGATGCGATTAAGATGGGTATCTTGCGTGAGGAATGGGAAGTGCAATAATGTAAAAAAGAAACAGCCGTCTGGCTGTTTCTTTTTTTAGATTTGAGAATTATATCAAATTATAAAATACGTTAAGACGGACAATAAAACGGATGTAATGGTCATTGTAGCGAGCGGCAAGAGAGCACGTTCTCGCAAATCCCGTAAGCTGACATTTAAGCCGAGTCCAACCATTGCAGCTGTTAGTAACCAAGTCGTTGCAGTTGAAACAAAGTCACGTAAAGATTCTGGGAACGGAACGACAGGACCCAATACATAACTGCCTAATACGCTGAGGAAGATAAAGCCTAGAAGAAACCAAGGAAAGTCGACTTTCGCTGTAGTTTCTTCGCCTTTGTTTTTCCGTTTCATCATGAAAATAAAAATAAAACAAAGCGGAACTAGTAAAAAGACACGACCTAGTTTTCCAAGTAAAGCCATAGCGAGCCCATCTTCTCCAGCAGGAGCACCGGCTAATGCCACGTGAGCAATTTCATGTAAACTGATGCCAACCCACATGCCATATTCAATGTCATCAAGCGGTAAGAACGGACGAATGATGGTATAACTTATGGCAAATATCGTCCCCATGAGCGCAATGATGCCGACACCAATCGCGGTGTCTTCATCTTTTGCTTTAATGATTGGAGCAATAGCAGCAATTGCGGCTGCACCACAAACACCAGTGCCGACACCAAGAAGTAACGAAATCGTTTGATCGGCTTTAAAGCGTTTGGCTAGCCAAACAGTTAATAAAATCGCAAAAGCAATAACTCCAACATCACGTACTAAAAGCCAAAGACCATCGCTCAATACGGTATTAATGTTTAGTTTTAATCCGTATAAAATGATAGCGACACGTAGTAATTGTTTTGTGGAAAACGTGATCCCGGACCGAATAGCAGATGGATACCCGAAAAGCTGTCGGTAAAAAACCGCGATAATAATAGCGCACGCCAGTTGGCCAATTTGATCAAAACCTGGCACTTGAGCTAATAGAAAACCTAAAAAAGCGAGTAAAAACGTAAATAACACACCACCGAGCAATGCGGCTTTAGGTGATGTTGATTTAGTAAAAAGTGCAGACATAGTAAAACCTCCTGCAATAAGCATAGAAAAAGAGTATGCATTAGTAAAATAAATATATAAAATGAGTATCATAAGCAAAATTGAATGTGAGGAGGGTGTAAGAAAGTGGATCAGCAATTAGAAGTGTTTATCAAAGTGGTTGAAAAGAAAAACTTCTCCAAAGCAGCAGAAGAGTTGCATATGACACAACCC carries:
- a CDS encoding GNAT family N-acetyltransferase codes for the protein MTLTNATEELMDELYYWRFEDPQQEAKRWNGPYIPEVWLSQDHHRKKWLEEKDISFGVPASLVITADGKAIGYVGAYWVDENTNWLETGVVIYDTNYWNGGYGSEAYRMWIDFLFANTDLHRLGMSTWSGNERMMTVAKRLGMTEEARIRKARIVNGQLYDAIKMGILREEWEVQ
- a CDS encoding YeiH family protein — translated: MSALFTKSTSPKAALLGGVLFTFLLAFLGFLLAQVPGFDQIGQLACAIIIAVFYRQLFGYPSAIRSGITFSTKQLLRVAIILYGLKLNINTVLSDGLWLLVRDVGVIAFAILLTVWLAKRFKADQTISLLLGVGTGVCGAAAIAAIAPIIKAKDEDTAIGVGIIALMGTIFAISYTIIRPFLPLDDIEYGMWVGISLHEIAHVALAGAPAGEDGLAMALLGKLGRVFLLVPLCFIFIFMMKRKNKGEETTAKVDFPWFLLGFIFLSVLGSYVLGPVVPFPESLRDFVSTATTWLLTAAMVGLGLNVSLRDLRERALLPLATMTITSVLLSVLTYFII